Part of the Aestuariirhabdus haliotis genome is shown below.
TCGACTACGGTAGAACTGGACCAGAAATCAGCCGAAAAGGTAATGGCGTTGGTGGAGCATTTGGAAGATCTGGATGACGTTCAGAACGTTTACACCAACGCTGAGATACCGGATGCAGTGTTATCAGCAATGGAATAATTGCTACCCCTCGTCGTGGAATAAAAAAAGAGCGCTGATGCGCTCTTTTTTTGTGGCTGACAGCCTTGGTGACATGGGGGGCAAGGGTCAGAGATAAAGGTTGACCCCTAGCAGAAGAATAAAGAGTGCCGAGGTAATCAACAGAATTTTCAGCATGGTGGAAACGCGTTCGCTCATGAGAAGGCCATCAACGGGGACTCATCGCAGAATAGGAGGAAAGCGAACGCTATTACATAGCAGTTTTGTAACCGGTGATAACGATCGGTTACGGCATTGGCTGGTTCGGTAGTTTGCAGCTATGTTCAGAGGCCGCTTTCACAATCTAGTGTATATGTGTACAGTATGTCGAAAGTTTAATGGAGCAGGCGTTAATAAATATGACGTTGATATTGGGCATCGATCCAGGGTCTCGCATTACCGGTTATGGCGTGATAAATCAGGTGGGTGCCCTGAGCGAATATGTGGCCAGTGGTTGTATTCGTATAAAGGGGGAAGCCTTACCTGAGCGTTTGCATCAGGTGTTCCTGGGTATTAACGAAGTTATCGAGCTATACAGCCCACAAACGGTGGGTATCGAGCAGGTTTTTATGTCCCGCAATGCGGATTCGGCATTGAAACTTGGTCAAGCCCGCGGCGCCGCGATTGTGGCGGCGGTCAATCAGGGCTTGGAAGTAGAGGAGTACTCTGCACGCCAGGTAAAACAGTCGGTCGTAGGTAATGGTGGTGCTGATAAGAGCCAGGTTCAGCATATGGTTCAGTCTATTCTCAAGCTTGAAAGTAAGCCTCAGGCTGATGCCGCCGATGCTTTGGCTGTGGCTTTATGCCATGCCCATACACGGCAAGGGATGGTGCGTATGGCGGGCGCTTCGAAGATTCGCAGGGGTCGGCTACGGTAAATAATATGACTTTAGAGTGTGGCATGGTAATTGTTGCCGGTAATGGAGAGTGAG
Proteins encoded:
- the ruvC gene encoding crossover junction endodeoxyribonuclease RuvC produces the protein MTLILGIDPGSRITGYGVINQVGALSEYVASGCIRIKGEALPERLHQVFLGINEVIELYSPQTVGIEQVFMSRNADSALKLGQARGAAIVAAVNQGLEVEEYSARQVKQSVVGNGGADKSQVQHMVQSILKLESKPQADAADALAVALCHAHTRQGMVRMAGASKIRRGRLR